The Candidatus Polarisedimenticolia bacterium DNA window GCGGCTCGCGGTGGCCGGGCGGGCAAGGTATCGCCCCCACAGGAGGAACAAGCCCAGGGACAGGACTCCGATCAAGGTCTGCCAGATGTAGACGTGGAACAGCTCCAGCCGCGCGGGAAAATGGCGCGCAATCAGGTAAAGGTTCGAAAGCCGCACCAGGTTCAATCCGAAGACACCGAACATCGCCAAGCCGATGCCGATGGCGCGCCGCGACCAGGAAGCGGGAAAAGCGAGGATGGCGCTGGCGCAAAGGCAGAACGCATCCACGCCGTTGCACCCGAGCTCGACCGATAGGCGCGCGGTCCCCGCCTGGACCGACTGTCCATCGGCGGCATAGCCGCTCTCGATCTGATTGGCCATGGCGGCCGCCCAGCGGGCGTTCGCCGCCGTCCACGGCTCGACGAGCGCGCGGCTGACGGGCGGGATGAGGAAGAAGAAGTGGCCCAGGATGAAATAGGCGCCGAATTTCAGGGCGAAGGCTCGGAACTCTCCCTGCACCATGGCTGGCTCGCCTCGGATTCGTCTGGGGATGCAATGGCAGCCATCTTAGAGCGCCGCGCTGCGCTGGCGCAAGAACTTTGCGAAGGTCGTCGTTGACAAATCACTCCGGTCGGCGTATGTAACTTGCGTCACCTTCGCCACAGCTTGGGGGAAAGCTCAGCGGGACTGAGAGGGTACCGCCGCGCCTCGGACTATCTATTGGAGGTCGGTGTTGAAGCTCCCCGTGTCCCTATCCTTGCGACCCACTTTCGAACGCGCGCTCCTCGTGCGCCATCTTGCGTTCAGTCTGTCGGTTCTGTTCGCCTTCGCTTACAGCGAGCGGCTGGGAATCGGCAACTCCTTCCTCGCCGTCGCCGGAGCAGCGGTCGCGCTGAACGTGGCCATCGGACTGCTCCCGCGCCGCCATCTCCCGCCGCTGCTCGCCGAGACTCTCTCGCTGGTCTTTGGAGTCGCGGGTTGGTGCTGCATGGCGTATCTCGCCGGCGGAGTTGCTTCTCCCTTTTCCCTCGGCCCCGCAATCGAAATCCTGCTCTCCATCCTGGCGAGCAGCCTGTCGGTCACCTTCCTGGTGACGGCGGCGGGAATCGGAGGCCTCTGGGCGCAGCAGGCGCTGCTCGCCGCGAGGACGCGCTCCGATCTCCCCACTCTCTTCATGGCT harbors:
- the xrtH gene encoding exosortase H, with the translated sequence MVQGEFRAFALKFGAYFILGHFFFLIPPVSRALVEPWTAANARWAAAMANQIESGYAADGQSVQAGTARLSVELGCNGVDAFCLCASAILAFPASWSRRAIGIGLAMFGVFGLNLVRLSNLYLIARHFPARLELFHVYIWQTLIGVLSLGLFLLWGRYLARPATASRSPVSP